The Mucilaginibacter sp. PAMB04168 genome contains the following window.
CAGGTAATTATTAACGAATATGTTCCGGGTGAGGGCATCAAGCCCCATAAGGACAGGGCTTACTACGAAAATCAGATCTGTGGCGTAAACCTTGGAAGCGGCTGCATCATGCGGTTTATCAGGGGTAAGAACGAGGAAGTGATAGACGTGGAAATTCCCAGACGCTCTGTATACGTTATGCAGGATGACGCCCGTAAAAAGTGGAAGCATGCAATCCCACCCAGGAAGAAAGATAATATAGACGGCAACATGAAGCACCGCGAAAGAAGGGTATCTATTACATACCGTAAAGTCAAACCTAAAAAAGTACGCCCTATCAATCCCGAGGGTAAAGTTGCTAAACTGTTAGACGAGACATTTGGTATAAGCCTTGAGCAACTAAAAGACTTAGGCTTAGCTTAATGATTATACACAGTCGTTGAACTTATGATTACACCCCAATTTTGGCAGAAAGAAGTAATCAATGCGCTGGTGGGAGGTTTGGAAGTTTACCTGACTCTTTACAAGTCGAAATAGCTCACATGAATTCTTTAAGCAATGATTTTTACAGAGGCTACAAGTGCAAACCACATTAGTTGATAGTTACCATGTGCCTTACTAAATTGAGTTTACAGAGCCAGAGCAAAGCTACATATGGCTTATGCCTGTAAAGGAAAAACTGAAGTTTGACAAGCCATTTGAACCCGTGAGAGCATTACAGCCAATCAATGGTGTACAGGGTAGCTTGTTTTGACAAGCTGAATTGTTTGTTACATCTGCTAAGAAGTGTTATCTTGCCTCAGCAATGAAATCTAAACTGCCTACATCCTTAATCATCTTTATCGTAACGCTCACGCTTACAGTAGGAGTATTTGCTGCAACTATATTATTTCATAGATTGCATTGGGATACTAAAAACTTAATCTACCTAGGCTTCACTCAGTTCCTTGTAGCTGTATTCGCACCAGTCGGTATTTATGCTGCTGTAAAGCAGTATTCAGATCAGTCAATTCCTAGAAGAAGGAACAAAGTAGGTTTATGGGGTAACATAATACTATTAGTCTTCACTGTAGCAATTATGGTTTATGCACTTGTGTAGTATACAAGAGCACACTGTTTAAGTGATACGAAGGTTTTTCCAGAAACACTAGCTTATTAAATCTTATTATATATAGAGATAAGGGGTATTTAACTCCCATTACCATTCCTTAACTTATATAAAGCTAGTCAAGCGCTCAATTCATTCTTTAAAAGTTAAGCAGGGTAATCAACGAATAAAGCTATTAGCAACCTTAAGAATACCACTTATAATACTTTATTAAGATGACGGAATGGAAAGCAGCGGGCTGGGTGTTTGCAGTATTGGCAATACCAGGAATCGGTTTAGGCTTTTACTTAAGCCGTGAGAAACACCTCACGGCATCTTATGGGCACTGCAAACTTGATTATATGTACCGTAGCAGCACTGATACCTTAAGCGAAAGCTACCGGTCTAGCCAGCGAGCCTTTGGCA
Protein-coding sequences here:
- a CDS encoding alpha-ketoglutarate-dependent dioxygenase AlkB, coding for METAVPGLFLYPDFIDEAREEQLLNEIDSQTWIVDYLRRLQYYGYRNELDKPYDLIPFPVTMPPLMHQLSQEMVEKSIILLQPDQVIINEYVPGEGIKPHKDRAYYENQICGVNLGSGCIMRFIRGKNEEVIDVEIPRRSVYVMQDDARKKWKHAIPPRKKDNIDGNMKHRERRVSITYRKVKPKKVRPINPEGKVAKLLDETFGISLEQLKDLGLA